From Cellulophaga lytica DSM 7489, a single genomic window includes:
- a CDS encoding ABC transporter permease codes for MFKNQLKIAWRNLKNNLFFTFLNVFGLAIGVGGALLISLYIYDELSYDKMFADEALIHRINADIKFGTSSNNLAVVTPPMASVLEKEYSEVQLATRLRGWGGMLVRQTNSTKNIKVNGNAFADPSFFKMFGLGLLQGNTETALQEPNTIVISESTAKTLFTEEQVIGKQIVLDNDEVYTVTGVIKDFPKNSFLRDYSMLMSMASNPNAKEVTWGSNNFSTFVKLNPNTNIASFNKRLQNVFTSYVVPYAQKTFAPTMTVERFKSEGNSYVFSTIPLRKIHLHSDRVAELNPNNSIQNIYILSFIGLFLVVLASVNFMNLSTAQSLKRAKEVGVRKTLGSSKYHLIKQFLIESGLVAFIALIFAVLVTFLALPYFNELANKSIEIPFLNPFFWISLLVFTLFLGLLSGSYPAFFMSKFKPVTVLKGGGKTTGTGGKIRNGLVVFQFAISVFLMGSTLVVFQQLQYIKGKDIGYTKEQVLVLDDVYAAGEQVTSFKQEIEKLASVKSVSLTSFLPTPSNRTDQSFTVKGRAVEDAVVQMQKWDVDEDYISTLNINLLAGRNFDPKYKTDSTAIIVNETTLNRLGINPTDAIGMALVDDSDNIEYKVIGVVKDFHISTLRNTIDPVSFRLSRRVSSKLVVKLSQGDFAKSIASMAGLWANVASEQPFNYYFLDDSFNDVYKAEERLGKIFIAFTILSILIACLGLFGLATFNAEKRIKEIGVRKVLGASISNIVYKLTLDFLKLVAISIVIAIPLAWFVMTKWLEDFSYRIEINGWSFILIAVLVLIISIVTVSYQSIKAAISNPVKSLRTE; via the coding sequence ATGTTTAAAAATCAATTAAAAATAGCATGGCGTAATTTAAAAAATAACCTGTTTTTTACATTTTTAAATGTATTTGGCTTAGCTATAGGTGTTGGAGGTGCGCTACTAATTTCATTATATATTTATGATGAGCTTAGTTATGATAAAATGTTTGCAGATGAAGCGCTAATTCATAGAATAAATGCAGATATAAAATTTGGGACATCTTCTAATAATTTAGCTGTTGTAACGCCACCAATGGCATCAGTTTTAGAAAAAGAATACTCAGAAGTACAGCTGGCAACAAGGTTAAGAGGTTGGGGCGGAATGTTGGTGCGCCAAACAAATTCTACTAAAAATATAAAAGTTAATGGCAATGCTTTTGCAGATCCTTCCTTTTTTAAAATGTTTGGACTAGGCTTATTACAAGGTAATACAGAAACAGCATTGCAAGAGCCAAATACTATTGTAATTAGTGAATCTACAGCAAAAACACTTTTTACAGAAGAACAAGTAATAGGTAAACAAATAGTTTTAGATAATGATGAGGTATATACGGTAACAGGAGTTATAAAAGATTTTCCTAAAAACTCGTTTTTAAGAGATTATAGTATGCTTATGTCTATGGCTAGTAACCCAAATGCAAAAGAAGTTACTTGGGGCAGCAACAACTTTAGCACTTTTGTAAAGTTAAATCCTAATACTAACATAGCTAGTTTTAATAAAAGGTTGCAAAATGTTTTTACAAGTTATGTTGTGCCCTATGCTCAAAAAACATTTGCGCCTACAATGACGGTAGAACGCTTTAAAAGCGAGGGTAACTCTTATGTTTTTAGCACTATACCATTACGTAAAATACACTTACACTCAGACCGTGTAGCAGAATTAAACCCAAACAATAGCATACAAAATATTTATATTTTATCATTTATAGGCTTGTTTTTAGTGGTTTTGGCCAGTGTAAATTTTATGAATCTTTCTACAGCTCAATCTCTTAAAAGAGCTAAAGAAGTTGGTGTTCGTAAAACATTAGGTTCTTCTAAATACCATTTAATAAAGCAATTTTTAATAGAGTCTGGTTTGGTGGCTTTTATAGCATTAATTTTTGCTGTCTTGGTTACTTTTTTAGCATTGCCATATTTTAATGAGTTAGCAAATAAAAGTATAGAAATTCCGTTTTTAAATCCCTTTTTTTGGATTTCACTTTTGGTTTTCACACTGTTTTTAGGATTACTTTCTGGTAGTTATCCAGCATTTTTTATGTCAAAATTTAAACCAGTAACGGTATTAAAAGGAGGAGGTAAAACAACAGGTACTGGCGGAAAAATAAGAAACGGATTAGTCGTTTTTCAATTTGCAATCTCTGTGTTTTTAATGGGTAGTACATTAGTGGTTTTTCAACAATTACAATATATAAAAGGGAAAGATATTGGTTACACCAAAGAACAGGTTTTGGTTTTAGATGATGTATATGCTGCTGGTGAGCAAGTAACATCTTTTAAGCAAGAAATAGAGAAACTAGCAAGTGTAAAAAGTGTGTCGTTAACAAGTTTTTTACCAACGCCATCTAACAGAACAGACCAATCTTTTACGGTAAAAGGAAGAGCTGTTGAAGATGCTGTAGTACAAATGCAAAAATGGGATGTAGATGAAGATTATATTTCTACACTAAATATAAATTTATTAGCAGGAAGAAACTTTGACCCTAAGTACAAAACAGACTCTACTGCTATTATAGTAAATGAAACAACATTAAACAGATTGGGAATTAACCCAACGGATGCTATTGGAATGGCATTGGTAGATGATTCTGATAATATAGAATATAAAGTTATTGGCGTGGTTAAAGATTTTCATATCTCTACATTACGTAATACAATAGACCCTGTAAGCTTTAGGCTAAGTCGTAGAGTAAGTAGCAAATTAGTAGTAAAGCTAAGTCAAGGAGATTTTGCTAAATCTATAGCAAGTATGGCTGGTTTGTGGGCAAATGTAGCCTCAGAACAACCATTTAATTATTATTTTTTAGACGATTCTTTTAATGATGTTTATAAAGCAGAAGAGCGTTTAGGTAAAATATTTATTGCTTTTACCATTTTATCAATTTTAATAGCTTGTTTGGGGTTATTTGGTTTAGCAACATTTAACGCAGAAAAGCGAATTAAAGAAATAGGAGTACGCAAAGTGCTAGGAGCAAGTATAAGTAACATTGTATACAAATTAACATTAGACTTTTTAAAACTAGTAGCAATATCTATAGTAATTGCTATACCATTGGCTTGGTTTGTTATGACAAAGTGGTTAGAAGATTTTTCATACCGAATAGAAATTAACGGATGGTCTTTTATTTTAATTGCAGTGTTGGTGCTTATAATTTCTATTGTAACAGTAAGCTATCAAAGTATAAAAGCAGCAATATCTAACCCAGTAAAAAGCTTACGAACAGAATAA
- a CDS encoding ABC transporter permease → MFKNQLKIAWRSLKKNPLQTGINILSLTVGTICCLIIISYVNAQFGYDTHHNDVASVYRIRTKIKSISNNSINADVATSSPPIAFALKEDFPEVVDACRVVYFGSGEEALIRNPKNNQSYYESKGYVADSTFFKFFNYTAAEGNLATALEKPNSIVLSKKLASKLFKNENQIINKTLVIGAGENQFNATVTGVFNEPTTPTHLNPNYILCMNSPGIGEYTNNISNFATQNFAYSYIKLGANVSKTSLEKKLPKFLLDRGGIDLADMGFDKKLLLQSVTDIHLHSKGIDKQIEEVSNIEYLYALLFLAFIVQLVACVNFINLSTARASKRAKEIGVRKAIGAQKSSLVQQFLSESILIAFLAVFISIPIVLLLLPVANVLTGGNIEPEHILNLKILLLLGSMGLLTGLIAGIYPALVLSSFKPSKVLKGATELQSSNGLLRRGLVVFQFVVSIVLTVSVIIVSQQLKFAKQKDLGFNKDNLLAIRLGTQELQQNFSAIKSQLQGVSGVSSVTGSNNYPSRSIMGDLAMRLPSQDDNNLTSVFYNGITPNYLETIGTKMIKGRKLRETDSTGILVNMATLNAFNIDIENALAATIVSSYGSETENYEIVGVTENFHFEDFKQAISPMLMYSETEPDWIVAKLETNNLKSVLSGLEANWKKVNPYAPFEYVFVDKETEKLYAEEQKLSKISIAFTILAILISCLGLFGLVSYVAEQKKKEIGIRKVLGASVKSVVQLLTKDFLKLVLVAFVIASPIAYYFMQNWLQDFTYKIEIKWWVFLLAGGFAMLITIVTVGFQSIKSAIANPVKSLRTE, encoded by the coding sequence ATGTTTAAAAATCAATTAAAAATAGCGTGGCGTAGTCTTAAAAAAAATCCGTTACAAACAGGTATAAATATTCTTAGTCTTACTGTAGGTACAATATGTTGCTTAATTATAATATCTTATGTTAACGCACAATTTGGGTATGATACGCACCATAACGATGTTGCTTCTGTATACAGAATACGTACTAAAATAAAGTCAATAAGTAACAACAGTATAAATGCAGATGTAGCTACAAGTAGCCCTCCAATAGCTTTTGCTTTAAAAGAAGATTTTCCTGAGGTGGTAGATGCTTGTAGAGTTGTTTATTTTGGTTCAGGAGAAGAAGCTCTCATTCGTAACCCTAAAAACAATCAAAGTTATTATGAGAGTAAGGGGTATGTAGCCGATTCTACCTTTTTTAAATTTTTTAATTATACAGCCGCAGAAGGTAATTTGGCTACAGCCTTAGAAAAACCAAATAGTATTGTTTTATCTAAAAAACTAGCTTCAAAATTATTTAAAAATGAAAATCAAATTATTAATAAAACATTGGTTATTGGTGCAGGTGAAAACCAATTTAACGCAACTGTAACAGGAGTTTTTAATGAACCAACCACTCCAACCCACTTAAATCCTAATTATATATTGTGTATGAACTCGCCTGGCATTGGTGAATACACTAACAATATTAGCAATTTTGCAACGCAAAACTTTGCGTACAGTTATATAAAACTAGGAGCCAATGTTAGCAAAACCAGTTTAGAAAAAAAGTTACCGAAGTTTTTACTAGATCGTGGAGGAATTGATTTGGCTGATATGGGTTTTGATAAAAAATTACTATTGCAATCTGTTACAGATATTCATTTGCACTCTAAAGGTATAGATAAGCAAATAGAAGAAGTATCTAATATAGAATACTTGTATGCATTATTGTTTTTAGCATTTATAGTACAACTAGTTGCCTGTGTAAACTTTATTAATTTAAGTACAGCCAGAGCTAGTAAAAGAGCAAAAGAAATAGGTGTTAGAAAAGCCATTGGAGCACAAAAAAGCTCATTGGTACAACAATTTTTAAGTGAGTCTATTTTAATAGCATTTTTAGCAGTATTTATTAGTATACCTATAGTTTTATTGTTGCTTCCGGTAGCTAATGTATTAACAGGTGGCAACATAGAGCCAGAACACATACTAAACCTTAAAATTTTATTATTGTTGGGATCTATGGGTTTGTTAACAGGTTTAATAGCAGGTATTTACCCTGCATTGGTGTTGTCTTCTTTTAAGCCATCTAAAGTGCTAAAAGGGGCAACAGAACTACAATCTAGCAATGGTTTGTTAAGGCGTGGTTTGGTTGTTTTTCAGTTTGTAGTATCAATAGTTTTAACAGTAAGTGTTATAATAGTGTCACAACAACTAAAATTTGCTAAGCAAAAAGATTTAGGCTTTAACAAAGACAATTTGCTAGCAATACGTTTAGGTACCCAAGAGTTACAACAAAATTTTAGTGCCATAAAATCACAACTACAAGGAGTATCTGGTGTTAGTTCTGTTACAGGGAGTAATAATTACCCATCTAGATCTATTATGGGCGATTTGGCAATGCGTTTACCTAGTCAAGATGATAATAACCTAACCTCTGTTTTTTACAATGGTATTACTCCTAATTATTTAGAAACCATTGGAACCAAAATGATTAAAGGTCGTAAGCTTAGAGAAACAGACTCTACAGGTATATTGGTAAATATGGCAACGCTAAATGCTTTTAATATTGATATAGAAAACGCCTTAGCAGCTACAATTGTTAGCAGTTATGGTAGTGAAACAGAGAATTATGAAATTGTGGGTGTAACAGAGAATTTTCATTTTGAAGATTTTAAACAAGCAATTTCACCTATGCTTATGTATAGTGAAACAGAACCAGATTGGATAGTTGCTAAGTTAGAAACCAACAATTTAAAAAGTGTTTTGAGTGGTTTAGAGGCCAACTGGAAAAAAGTGAATCCGTATGCGCCATTTGAGTATGTTTTTGTGGATAAAGAAACCGAAAAGTTATACGCAGAAGAACAAAAATTATCTAAAATATCTATAGCATTTACCATATTGGCCATTTTAATTAGTTGTCTAGGGTTATTTGGTTTGGTGTCTTATGTTGCAGAACAAAAGAAGAAAGAAATTGGGATACGTAAAGTTTTAGGTGCCAGTGTAAAATCTGTTGTACAGTTATTAACCAAAGATTTTTTAAAGCTAGTATTGGTTGCGTTTGTAATTGCATCTCCTATAGCATACTATTTTATGCAAAATTGGTTACAAGATTTTACCTATAAAATTGAAATTAAATGGTGGGTGTTTTTATTAGCAGGTGGTTTTGCAATGCTAATAACAATTGTAACTGTTGGTTTTCAGTCTATAAAGTCTGCAATAGCAAACCCAGTTAAAAGCCTACGTACGGAATAG
- a CDS encoding ABC transporter permease, whose amino-acid sequence MFKNYFKIAFRSLLKNKGYSFLNIFGLAMGITCASLIFLWVEDEVNYDAIFPNKEQVYYLPTNQQYNGEWRTFTSTPGPMAEALKKEVPGIVNATRVRDEEHLFTIDEKSFYKKGYYADNDFINIFSLSFIQGNAQTAFGRTNAIILTNETASQFFGEGNNAIGRILKVDQTTTYTVTGVVADFPENVTVKFNWLAPFEPYAKDKEYLQEWENNSVDTYIQLDKKVDAAVVNTTVKKFLQTKVEDSDTYAFMHSMLDWRLRDNFEGGVQVGGRIVYVNLFSVIAWIILIIACINFMNLSTARSAKRANEVGVRKVLGAGRKRLIFQFITESLVIASIATLVSILLVFLVLPQFNIIIEKQLGMGLTNPIHWLVLLGITIFCGVFAGCYPAFYLSSFLPVTVLKGISSNQKGSVFIRKGLVVTQFAASIVLIICTIVVYKQVQHVKNRQLGYNKSNLITMNVRGDMVKNYTAIKQEMLATGLIDNVGLNSYNTLSIGNNGSGATWSGMADENNEMLISFRYINSDFLSTAGMEIIDGRNFKPKPELDSVNFIITESFAKLIDPVSAVGKSIYFGEDRYNVVGVVKDFLYGDMYGKSDPVIFLNAPTEAQYMYVRIAKTADTKNAITAMASVMQKNNAAFPFEYEFVDDAFNQKFKSEMLVGTLSKLFAILAILISCLGLFGLAAYTSEQRSKEIGVRKVLGASVANIVNLLSKDFIRLVILSIAIAIPLAWWAMSSWLQSYAYRINIQWWMFALAGLGAITIAMLTVSFQAIKAAVNNPVKSLRTE is encoded by the coding sequence ATGTTCAAAAATTATTTTAAAATTGCATTTAGGAGCTTATTAAAAAATAAAGGCTATAGTTTTCTCAACATATTTGGGTTAGCAATGGGCATAACCTGTGCTAGTCTTATTTTTTTATGGGTAGAAGATGAGGTAAACTACGATGCAATTTTCCCTAATAAAGAACAGGTGTACTATTTGCCAACAAACCAGCAATATAATGGTGAGTGGCGTACGTTTACATCTACTCCAGGACCTATGGCAGAAGCTTTAAAAAAAGAAGTGCCAGGCATAGTAAATGCAACAAGAGTTAGAGATGAAGAGCATCTTTTTACCATAGATGAAAAATCGTTTTACAAAAAAGGATATTACGCAGATAACGACTTTATAAACATATTTAGTTTAAGTTTTATACAAGGTAATGCGCAAACAGCATTTGGCCGTACAAATGCCATAATACTTACCAATGAAACTGCATCACAATTTTTTGGAGAAGGCAATAATGCTATAGGCAGAATTTTAAAAGTAGACCAAACAACAACGTATACGGTAACAGGTGTAGTAGCAGATTTTCCGGAAAATGTTACCGTAAAATTTAATTGGCTTGCACCTTTTGAGCCGTATGCAAAAGATAAAGAGTATTTGCAAGAGTGGGAAAATAACTCAGTAGATACCTATATACAATTAGATAAAAAAGTAGATGCAGCAGTAGTAAATACTACTGTAAAAAAGTTTTTGCAAACTAAAGTAGAGGATAGTGATACCTATGCTTTTATGCATAGTATGCTAGACTGGCGTTTACGAGATAATTTTGAAGGCGGAGTACAGGTTGGTGGTAGAATAGTGTATGTAAATTTATTCTCTGTAATTGCTTGGATTATTTTAATAATTGCCTGCATTAATTTTATGAACCTTTCTACAGCACGTAGCGCTAAAAGAGCTAATGAGGTTGGTGTGCGTAAAGTTTTAGGCGCTGGTCGTAAACGCTTAATTTTTCAATTTATAACAGAATCTTTAGTTATTGCAAGTATAGCAACGTTGGTAAGCATATTGTTAGTGTTTTTAGTATTGCCACAATTTAATATCATTATAGAAAAACAATTGGGAATGGGGTTAACTAATCCTATACACTGGTTAGTTTTACTTGGTATAACTATTTTTTGTGGTGTTTTTGCAGGCTGCTACCCAGCATTTTATTTGTCTTCATTTTTACCTGTAACAGTTTTAAAAGGTATTAGTAGCAACCAAAAAGGTTCTGTTTTTATTAGAAAAGGATTGGTTGTAACCCAGTTTGCAGCTTCAATAGTACTAATAATATGCACTATAGTGGTGTACAAGCAAGTACAGCACGTAAAAAACAGACAGTTAGGGTATAACAAATCTAACCTTATAACAATGAATGTAAGGGGTGATATGGTTAAAAATTATACCGCTATAAAACAAGAGATGCTTGCTACAGGTTTAATAGATAATGTGGGTTTAAACAGTTACAACACACTGTCTATAGGTAATAATGGATCTGGAGCAACTTGGTCTGGTATGGCAGATGAAAATAATGAAATGCTTATATCATTTAGGTATATAAATTCAGATTTTCTTTCTACTGCAGGTATGGAGATTATTGATGGCAGAAACTTTAAGCCAAAACCAGAATTAGACAGTGTAAATTTTATAATTACAGAGTCATTTGCAAAACTAATAGATCCTGTTTCTGCAGTTGGTAAAAGCATTTATTTTGGAGAGGATAGGTATAATGTTGTTGGTGTAGTTAAAGACTTTTTATATGGTGATATGTACGGTAAAAGCGATCCTGTAATTTTTCTTAATGCACCTACAGAGGCACAATATATGTATGTGCGTATTGCTAAAACTGCAGACACTAAAAATGCAATAACAGCAATGGCAAGTGTTATGCAAAAAAACAATGCAGCTTTTCCGTTTGAGTATGAGTTTGTAGACGATGCGTTTAACCAAAAGTTTAAAAGCGAAATGTTGGTAGGTACATTATCTAAACTATTTGCAATATTAGCAATACTTATTTCTTGTTTAGGCTTGTTTGGTTTAGCCGCATACACATCAGAACAAAGAAGCAAAGAAATTGGAGTACGTAAAGTTTTAGGTGCTAGCGTAGCTAATATAGTAAACCTACTTTCTAAAGATTTTATAAGACTAGTTATTTTGTCTATTGCTATAGCCATACCGCTGGCTTGGTGGGCAATGTCTAGCTGGTTACAAAGTTATGCTTACCGCATAAACATACAATGGTGGATGTTTGCTTTGGCAGGCTTAGGAGCCATTACAATTGCTATGTTAACTGTAAGTTTTCAGGCAATAAAAGCAGCTGTAAATAACCCTGTAAAAAGCTTGCGTACAGAGTAA
- a CDS encoding ABC transporter ATP-binding protein: protein MIQIKDLKKSFRTEEVETLALNSVNLNVGQGEFVAIMGPSGCGKSTLLNIIGMLDNPSEGSYQFAGHEVGGLKENQRTGLRKGNLGFVFQSFNLIDELTVFENVELPLIYLKMNKAERKQKVTEVLERMKIAHREKHFPQQLSGGQQQRVAIARAVVTNPKLILADEPTGNLDSKNGIEVMNLLTELNQEGTTIVMVTHSDRDSHYAHRVVNLFDGQIVTESHNKPFEAVASK, encoded by the coding sequence ATGATACAAATTAAAGACCTTAAAAAAAGTTTTAGAACAGAAGAAGTAGAAACCTTAGCACTAAATAGTGTAAACCTAAATGTGGGTCAAGGAGAGTTTGTTGCCATAATGGGGCCATCTGGTTGTGGTAAATCTACCTTACTAAATATAATAGGTATGTTAGACAACCCATCAGAGGGTAGTTACCAATTTGCAGGTCATGAAGTAGGTGGTTTAAAAGAAAACCAACGTACCGGTTTGCGTAAAGGCAACTTAGGTTTTGTTTTTCAGAGTTTTAATTTAATAGATGAGCTTACTGTTTTTGAAAACGTAGAATTACCACTTATCTATTTAAAAATGAACAAAGCAGAACGCAAGCAAAAAGTAACAGAAGTTTTAGAGCGTATGAAAATTGCACACAGAGAAAAACACTTTCCGCAGCAATTATCTGGTGGTCAGCAACAACGTGTAGCCATTGCCAGAGCAGTAGTTACAAACCCAAAACTAATACTTGCAGATGAGCCAACAGGTAACTTAGACTCTAAAAACGGTATAGAGGTAATGAACCTGTTAACCGAGTTAAACCAAGAAGGTACAACAATAGTAATGGTAACACACTCAGACAGAGACTCGCATTACGCACACAGGGTAGTAAACCTTTTTGACGGCCAAATAGTAACCGAAAGTCACAACAAACCTTTTGAGGCAGTAGCATCAAAATAA
- a CDS encoding efflux RND transporter periplasmic adaptor subunit — translation MDIQLEKKKGLRPKHYAYIAIGLVVAFAAYKIIWSSSVSTFRTEKDKLSISAVTQGKFDDYITINGSAAPIATIYMDAYEGGRVTEKLIEEGAMVKKGDIILKLENSNLYEQILASESNLALKQNDLRSTKLTFDSRQVEGRKSLATASYELTRLKRNYEQNQELYKDGLISKEAFLTAKENYELSLKQHNIVKIQTEQDDKMRRTSLAGLDTDLNRMQKTLSMVYERLDHLNVRAPADGQLGFLDAEIGQSINQGQRIGQINVLTDYKIEAEIDEHYIDRVKRDLNASFERNGKTYNLRLRKVYPEVRGGKFKVDLVFTAEKPENIRAGQSFNVKLQLGASSDALLVSKGSFFQSTGGQWIFVVSPNGTEALKRNIRIGKQNSKYYEVLEGLQAGEKVITSNYDTFGEAEKIVLK, via the coding sequence ATGGATATTCAATTAGAAAAGAAAAAAGGATTACGCCCAAAACACTACGCATACATTGCAATTGGGCTAGTAGTAGCTTTTGCAGCATATAAAATAATATGGAGCAGTTCTGTGTCTACGTTTAGAACAGAAAAAGACAAACTATCTATAAGTGCAGTTACACAAGGTAAGTTTGATGATTACATAACCATTAACGGTAGTGCAGCACCAATAGCAACTATTTATATGGATGCTTATGAAGGTGGTAGAGTTACAGAAAAGCTGATAGAAGAAGGTGCAATGGTAAAAAAAGGAGATATTATTTTAAAACTAGAAAATAGTAACCTTTACGAACAAATTTTAGCTAGTGAAAGTAACCTAGCACTAAAACAAAACGATTTAAGGTCTACCAAATTAACCTTTGACTCTAGGCAAGTAGAAGGGCGTAAATCTTTAGCAACAGCCTCTTACGAGCTAACACGTTTAAAACGTAATTATGAGCAAAACCAAGAGCTTTACAAAGACGGTTTAATCTCTAAAGAAGCTTTTTTAACCGCAAAAGAAAATTACGAGTTATCTTTAAAACAGCATAACATTGTAAAAATACAAACAGAGCAAGATGATAAAATGAGGAGAACATCATTAGCTGGTTTAGATACAGATTTAAACAGAATGCAAAAAACCTTATCTATGGTTTATGAGCGTTTAGACCATTTAAATGTACGTGCGCCAGCAGACGGTCAATTAGGATTTTTAGATGCAGAAATTGGGCAAAGCATAAACCAAGGTCAGCGTATAGGACAAATAAACGTACTAACAGACTATAAAATAGAAGCAGAAATAGATGAGCACTATATAGACCGTGTAAAAAGAGATTTAAACGCCTCTTTTGAGCGTAACGGTAAAACATACAACCTGCGTTTACGCAAAGTGTACCCAGAAGTTCGTGGCGGTAAGTTTAAAGTAGATCTAGTATTTACGGCAGAAAAACCAGAAAATATACGTGCCGGACAAAGTTTTAATGTAAAACTACAATTAGGGGCCTCATCAGATGCACTTTTAGTATCTAAAGGTAGCTTTTTTCAAAGCACAGGAGGCCAGTGGATTTTTGTAGTAAGCCCAAACGGTACAGAGGCATTAAAACGTAACATTAGAATAGGCAAGCAAAACTCTAAATATTACGAAGTTTTAGAAGGGCTGCAAGCTGGTGAAAAAGTAATTACCTCTAATTACGACACTTTTGGAGAAGCAGAAAAAATAGTTTTAAAATAG
- a CDS encoding TolC family protein, protein MNIKIKHILFLLLLVSLPSSAQQSWSLDECINYAITHNLELKNQEYTVASSKETHKQAVRNLLPSINGSASYDVRYGRSVDPNNNNIIDTDFFSNNYNLNSSLDIFRGFQRINSIKATKYIYKAVQEDAQQQKYLLAFRVMSAFYDIRFFQGALKIAKEQVSISDTNYSFVKKQLELGLIAQADMYEAESVLLTDKLAVTQAENQLAAAKLNLIQEMNLENVSTITLKADALDLKKVADTTLQTNTVYSKAQTFLPSIKAGQLKVKAAQKQVAIAKGGLYPSLSLFAGYGTGYYETNVDDITNEIISFKNQIRDNASRSIGLSMNIPISNKWSGRSEIKQQKIALQQAENNLKIQEQELYKLIQQLVQEKNALEVENLQSLKKLKAQELSFSIAQKKYEKEMISAVELYQAKVLYTTAQNENLQVQIRLKVNQSTLDFYNGLPVFTIN, encoded by the coding sequence ATGAACATAAAAATTAAACATATTCTATTTTTGTTACTCTTGGTAAGCTTGCCAAGTAGTGCACAACAAAGCTGGTCTTTAGATGAGTGTATAAACTATGCTATAACGCATAATTTAGAATTAAAAAATCAGGAGTATACAGTTGCATCAAGTAAAGAAACCCATAAGCAAGCTGTACGTAATTTGTTGCCAAGTATAAATGGTTCTGCAAGTTATGATGTTAGATATGGTAGGTCTGTAGATCCAAATAACAATAATATAATAGACACAGATTTTTTCTCTAACAATTACAATTTAAATTCTTCCTTAGATATTTTTAGAGGTTTTCAGAGAATAAATAGTATAAAAGCAACAAAGTATATTTATAAAGCAGTGCAAGAAGATGCGCAACAACAAAAATACTTGTTGGCATTTAGGGTAATGTCTGCCTTTTATGATATTCGTTTTTTTCAAGGCGCATTAAAAATTGCTAAGGAGCAAGTAAGTATATCAGATACAAATTATTCATTTGTAAAAAAACAATTAGAGTTGGGTTTAATTGCACAGGCAGATATGTATGAGGCAGAATCTGTATTGTTAACAGATAAGTTAGCAGTAACCCAAGCAGAAAACCAATTGGCAGCAGCTAAACTAAATTTAATACAAGAAATGAATTTAGAAAACGTGTCTACCATAACCCTAAAAGCAGATGCTTTAGACCTAAAAAAAGTGGCAGATACTACATTGCAAACCAATACAGTTTACAGCAAGGCTCAAACATTTTTGCCAAGTATAAAAGCAGGGCAATTAAAGGTAAAGGCCGCACAAAAACAAGTAGCTATTGCAAAAGGAGGTTTGTACCCATCATTATCTTTGTTTGCAGGCTATGGTACAGGATATTATGAAACTAATGTAGATGATATTACTAACGAAATAATATCATTTAAAAATCAAATAAGAGACAACGCATCTAGGTCTATAGGTTTGTCTATGAATATTCCTATTAGTAACAAATGGTCTGGTAGATCAGAAATTAAACAACAAAAAATAGCGTTGCAACAGGCAGAAAATAATTTAAAAATTCAGGAGCAAGAGCTGTATAAATTAATACAGCAATTGGTACAAGAAAAAAATGCTTTAGAAGTAGAAAATTTACAAAGCTTAAAAAAGTTAAAAGCACAAGAACTAAGTTTTTCTATAGCTCAAAAAAAATACGAAAAAGAAATGATTTCTGCAGTGGAATTGTACCAAGCAAAAGTACTGTACACTACAGCACAAAACGAGAATTTACAAGTACAAATAAGATTAAAAGTAAACCAGAGTACATTAGATTTTTACAACGGTTTGCCCGTATTTACTATAAACTAA